The genomic segment GCACAAGGTCGCCTGATTCAATTTTACCACCGCGTACCGCTTCATCAAGGGCAATGGGCACAGAGGCAGCAGAGGTATTTCCATAGTTAGCAATGTTGACAAAAACCTGCTCGGAACTCAATCCTAAACGCTCACCAAGATTTTTGATAATACGAATATTCGCCTGATGGGGAATAAGTAACTTAATTTCGTGAGGAGAGACACCAACCTCTTCCATTATGGTATTAACCGCACCTTCCATCGCCCGCACGGCATGCTTGAAAACTTCACGGCCCTCCATATGAATATGGCTTCCCTCATACTCACCTAATCGCAGATCAGTGTTCGTGCTCTCGGAACCACTGAGAAACAATATGTCACCAAAAGAACCATCGGAGAAGAGCTTAGAGGCAAGAATCCCCCTATCTCCTTCTTCATAACCGATAACAGCAGCTCCGGCACCATCGGCAAAAATAATACTGGTGTTTCTATCCTGCTGATTTGTTCTCGCAGAAAGAGTCTCAGTACCAATACAAAGCACTTTCATGGCAGGATTAGTCGCCACGTATTTTGAACCAACCTCCATGGCATATAAAAAGCCGGAACAGGCGGCATTCACATCGAAGGCAAATGCTTTTTTAGCACCAATTTCTTGCTGTATCATACAGGCACAGGAAGGCATAACCATATGAGCGCTGATTGTTCCCACCACGATCATATCAAGATCTTCGGCCACAAGCCCGGCTGCGTCGAGAGCATTTTTGGCAGCACGACTGGCAAGAATATAAGCCTGTTCTCCAGGGCCTGCTATGCGACGTTCACAAATACCTGTTCTTGTTCTGATCCACTCATCATTGGTCTCAACAATTTTTTCAAGATCTTTGTTGGTCACAATCTTCTCTGGCAAACAAGAGCCTGTTCCAAGAATCACTACACTCATGAGCTACATCCACCACTGTTTTGTTCTTCTAATGCGAGGCCTTCAAGAATGGCTTGACCCACATGATGACGTTCCATATTTATGGCTTCAAGAATAGCATTCTTAATTGCCCGGGCATTGGACTTACCATGGGAGACAATACCAGTACCATTAATGCCAAGAAGCGGTGCTCCACCATACTCTGTGTAGTCTACTCGCTTTTTAAAGGCCTTAAAGGCAGGTCTTGCCAAGAGATAACCTATTTTGGCAAGCGTCGATTTCATAATTTCATCACGCAACATCTGCATCGCAGCATCAGCCAATCCTTCACTGATCTTTAAACAGACATTACCAACAAAACCATCACAAATAATAACATCTACATTGCCTTGATATACGTCTCTTCCTTCAACATTACCGATAAAGTTCAGGGAACTATCAGCAAGTAGCTGATGTGTCTCCTTCACAAGGGCATTGCCCTTTCCTGACTCCTCTCCATTAGAGAGAAGACCAATAGTTGGATTTTTTATACCATGAATACAGGAGTAGGCAGAGGCCATTACACCAAACTGAAACAGATGAAGCGGTTTACAGTCAACATTGGCTCCGATATCCATAAGAACAACAGGCTTTTTCAAGGTAGGAAAAGTCGAGGCGATTCCCGGGCGAGCAACACCCTTTAATCGACCAAGTTTACGCATGCCTGCGGCAAGGGTAGCGCCTGAATTACCGGCACTTACCACCGCATTAGCCCTGCCCTGTTTAACCAGATCAAAGGCTACGACAATGGATGCATCCTTCTTTTTACGAATAGCATCAACAGGATGTTCGTTCATCTCAATAACCTGAGATGAACGAACAATATCTATCCGTGAAAGCGCTTTAGAAGAAGGCACAGTACATCCAGGGCAGACTGAAGCTTCGCCTCATCTCCGACCAGAAGTACCTTAACATCTGCCTCTTCTACAGCTAGCAATGCCCCGGCTATCAGTTCCTTCGATCCATGGTCTCCGCCCATGGCGTCCAGGGCTATTTGCACGTCAGACCCCTACTCTACTTCAGCTTCAAGACTAAATACTTCGCGCTTGTTGTACTTACCGCAACTTCCGCAAAGACGATGCGGCTCTTTTGGCTCTCCACACTCAGAGCAAAGAGAAAGTGCTGGTGCACTCAGGGCATCATGTGAACGTCTTAGGCGAGTTCGTGAACGGGAATGTCTTCTCTTAGGTACGGCCATGGTTTTCCTCCAATTAGCAACTACTTCTAGTAAATCCAGCGACTAGCGCTGTGAAAGTTTCTTTAAAACAGCAAACGGCGATGTCGAATCATAGGGGCTACACTGGCACTTCTGCTCATTAAGCAAAACTCCGCAACCAGCACAGATCCCTTTACAATCTTCCCTGCATTCCACCCGCAAGGGCAAAGATAGTTCAGCCTGCTCACGCAGGAGTTCTTCAACATCAACAACCGGTTCTTCTAGATAAACAGTCATAAGATCATCCACTTCAAACTCGACTTCTGCTAAGTCTGAGATGATCTCTTCTTTAGTTGTAAGGGTATAGGCAAATTCACTTTGAATAGCAAGATTAACCTTCTCACCACAACTAACACATGTTCCGACACAGCATCCTGTTAAGCTACCTGCCAGTACAACCGCTTCATTGTTTTGACGAACAACCGAGTAGTGAGCAACAAGTTCCCCACCGACCAGTTCTTCAGGCCAACTATACCATCCCGTATTTTCACAAGAAAAAACACGAGAAGCACCTACTATTTCACTAAAATCAAGTTTCATTTTCCCTCAAAACAACTCAAAAATCTTTATGATAAAAGACAAAGACTAACAAAATAATCAATTTCCCCAACAATGACCAGAAAAAAATGACATATGAAAAAAGATTCTTTCCTCTTTCACGTTTCACAGTCTCTGGGAAAAACTACTGACAAAAGCTTACCTCTATTTTATTATCCTCTCATCACAAGCTTTTAAGCACAAATCTCGCAATAAAGAAAGCTTCTATTCGTCATGTGTCTGTACAATAACAAAAAAATCCTGTAAATCAAGATGGTCAGATACTCTAATTCAACTTACAACGGTCAACTATGAAGCAAGAAAATATTATTTCCACTACTGAAGATCTCAAAAAAATAGTAAACAAGGCCCTTAAGCTCGATGCCGTAGGTCTCGATACCGAATTTGTCTGGGAGAGAACATACTACCCGCAACTAGGCCTGATCCAGATAGCCCTCTCCGACGAAGAATGTTATGCCATCGACCCTCTATCCATAAAAGACCTCAGCCCACTAGGAGAGCTTTTGGCAGATAGAAACACCATTAAAATATTACACGATGCGCCTCAGGACTTAATAATCATGAGCCAGGCAACGGGGGCGACACCACAAAATATTTTTGACACAAGACTTGCGGCAGGATTTGCCGGTTCCATCTCAACCATATCATTACTCCAGCTAGTCAGCGAACAACTTGAAACAGAACTCGATAAAAGCGAGACCCGAACAAACTGGCTGAAAAGACCTCTCACAGAAAAGCAGCTCAGCTACTCGCTCAACGACGTACGCTACCTACGGGCAACACGAGTAATTCTCCTCAGCAAAATCATTGGCCCCAAGATCAAATCCTGGCTCCAAGAAGAGCTCAATCTACTAAATAACCCAGCTAACTACAGCACCATAGCCGACGAAAGCCGCTACAAGAAAGTAAAGGGCGTCAACAAGCTAGACAGAAAATCCATAGGCGTTGCCCAAGAGATTGCCACCTGGCGAGAACAGAAAGCACGGGAACTTAACCGGCCAAGGGGCCATGTAATCAAAGACGACATCCTGCTTGAGATCGCAGCAATAAGACCAACACGCCCAGAAGAACTTGCCAACACGGCAATCAGCACCAAAGCAGCAGAGAGATATGGCAACGATATATGCCAGGCAACAGCCAGAGCTCTTAATAAGAAAGAGGTCGACCTTCCGCACCAACAGAAGAGAAGCCAACTCTCCTCCCAGGAAAAAGGTGCTCTGGCACAGCTCAAAGAGCTTATCACCCTTAAATGCGACATTCTGGGCATCGACCCGGCTCTACTTGGTAACAGTAACGAACTGAAAAAAATCATCCAGACACTTTATAAGGGCAAGACTACCCATATGAGACAATCCTTTGGTTGGCGAAAAGAATTCCTTAAAGATTTCTATCAAATTCACAGAGACACCATCTAACAAAAATTTTGCCGATGACAACTTTTGAAAAAATCTACAGCCTCTTTTCTATTTTTTTCGTGCTCGGCCTTGCCGCAGCACTCGCCCTGAATCCGGAGCTACGCCAACTGAAACCAATGCTCATCCTTGCCAGCACCGGATTTTTCATCAACATTGGCTATATGTTTGTTGTATTACGCAACATAATGTGCAAAAGTAACTTCAGACAAAAAGATAAATTTTTTTGGATTGCACTTATCCTGATAATTTGGCCGGCTAGCATTATTTACCTGATACTATACGGATTCCAAAAAAACATAACATCTTAGTCTTTTCCTCACACAAAAAGGGGGACTACTTTTTTTAAAGAAGAGTGCTGACTGCTTGACTTATCGGTAAGCACAAAGTAAGATGGCTGTTTTTTGTACTAGTTACATTGCATTTATTTTATTATGTAATGAAGATATGGTGATTTTATTTCCATATTCATTTTATGTGTATAAGTGCAAAGTGGTGGGTTCATTTTTTCTGCCGAACTCATAATTGCCACACAATACAATACAGGGCTACACGAACTATGTTTGAAAATTTAACGGACAGGCTAGAGGGCGTATTTAAAAAACTTCGTGGCCATGGTAAACTGACTGAAGACAATATTCAGGATGCCATGCGTGAGGTGCGTATTGCTCTACTTGATGCCGATGTAAGCTTTAAAGTTGCTAAGCAATTTGTTGCTTCTGTGACGGAAAAGGCCATCGGACGTGAAGTTGGCAAAAGTTTATCGCCCGGACAGCAAATAATCAAAATAGTTCATGAAGAACTTGTCAGTCTCCTTGGTGGAGATACAGCTCAAATAGAGCTTGATGGCCGTCAACCTGTTGTCATTATGATGGCAGGCCTGCAGGGCTCTGGTAAAACAACCACCTCGGGTAAACTGGCAAAAATGCTCAAAGACAAGGGACGCAGACCTTATCTTGTCCCCGCCGATGTCTATCGACCTGCGGCAATTGAGCAGCTTCAGGTGCTTGGCGACAGACTAGATGTGCCGGTGCACCCATCAACAACAGCGACAAAGCCTGTTGATATTTGTACCCAGGCAATTGCCGAGGCGAAGATAAAAAATTATGATACCGTCATAATTGATACCGCCGGTCGATTGCATGTGGATAATGTCCTAATGGGCGAACTCCAAGAGATTCAAGCAGCAGTACAGCTTTCCGAGATCCTCTTCGTTGCCGACGCAATGACAGGACAGGACGCGGTAACTGTTGCCGATAAATTTAACACAGACTTAGAAATTTCTGGTATTATCCTTACCAAGATGGAAGGTGATGCAAGAGGCGGTGCAGCCCTGTCTATTAAGACAGTTACTGGCAAGCCAATTAAGTTTGTAGGTGTTGGCGAGGCTCTTGATGCCCTTGAAGTATTCCATCCTGAACGGGTTGCCTCTCGTATTTTAGGTATGGGTGATGTCCTTACCCTTATCGAAAAAGCAGAGGCCGTTGTAGATAAAGACCAGGCCAATAAGCTTGCGCACAAATTACAAACCAATCAGTTTACGCTGGAAGATTTTCTTGACCAAATTCAACAAATCAAGAAAATGGGTTCTCTTGACCAAATTTTAAGTATGGTTCCAGGCATTAATAAGCTCAAGAAAATTAAAGATGCCCCACAACCAAATGAGAAAGAGCTCGGCAAAACAGAAGCTATTATTCGTTCCATGACACTCAAGGAACGGAGAAACCACAAGCTCATCAATACCAGTAGACGTCAGCGTATTGCAGACGGCTCTGGAACAAGTATAACTGATGTAAACAGAGTGTTGAAAAGTTATTCAGAAATGCTGAAGATGATGAAAAAAATGCGTGGAAAGCCAGGACTTATTACAGGCGAAAAACGCAGGAAGTTACCAAAAGGTATGAAAAAGAGAAGATAACTTTGTCTCACGACAAAGATATTATTTATGAT from the Desulfotalea psychrophila LSv54 genome contains:
- the ffh gene encoding signal recognition particle protein, coding for MFENLTDRLEGVFKKLRGHGKLTEDNIQDAMREVRIALLDADVSFKVAKQFVASVTEKAIGREVGKSLSPGQQIIKIVHEELVSLLGGDTAQIELDGRQPVVIMMAGLQGSGKTTTSGKLAKMLKDKGRRPYLVPADVYRPAAIEQLQVLGDRLDVPVHPSTTATKPVDICTQAIAEAKIKNYDTVIIDTAGRLHVDNVLMGELQEIQAAVQLSEILFVADAMTGQDAVTVADKFNTDLEISGIILTKMEGDARGGAALSIKTVTGKPIKFVGVGEALDALEVFHPERVASRILGMGDVLTLIEKAEAVVDKDQANKLAHKLQTNQFTLEDFLDQIQQIKKMGSLDQILSMVPGINKLKKIKDAPQPNEKELGKTEAIIRSMTLKERRNHKLINTSRRQRIADGSGTSITDVNRVLKSYSEMLKMMKKMRGKPGLITGEKRRKLPKGMKKRR
- the rnd gene encoding ribonuclease D, with product MKQENIISTTEDLKKIVNKALKLDAVGLDTEFVWERTYYPQLGLIQIALSDEECYAIDPLSIKDLSPLGELLADRNTIKILHDAPQDLIIMSQATGATPQNIFDTRLAAGFAGSISTISLLQLVSEQLETELDKSETRTNWLKRPLTEKQLSYSLNDVRYLRATRVILLSKIIGPKIKSWLQEELNLLNNPANYSTIADESRYKKVKGVNKLDRKSIGVAQEIATWREQKARELNRPRGHVIKDDILLEIAAIRPTRPEELANTAISTKAAERYGNDICQATARALNKKEVDLPHQQKRSQLSSQEKGALAQLKELITLKCDILGIDPALLGNSNELKKIIQTLYKGKTTHMRQSFGWRKEFLKDFYQIHRDTI
- a CDS encoding DUF177 domain-containing protein encodes the protein MKLDFSEIVGASRVFSCENTGWYSWPEELVGGELVAHYSVVRQNNEAVVLAGSLTGCCVGTCVSCGEKVNLAIQSEFAYTLTTKEEIISDLAEVEFEVDDLMTVYLEEPVVDVEELLREQAELSLPLRVECREDCKGICAGCGVLLNEQKCQCSPYDSTSPFAVLKKLSQR
- a CDS encoding beta-ketoacyl-ACP synthase III yields the protein MSVVILGTGSCLPEKIVTNKDLEKIVETNDEWIRTRTGICERRIAGPGEQAYILASRAAKNALDAAGLVAEDLDMIVVGTISAHMVMPSCACMIQQEIGAKKAFAFDVNAACSGFLYAMEVGSKYVATNPAMKVLCIGTETLSARTNQQDRNTSIIFADGAGAAVIGYEEGDRGILASKLFSDGSFGDILFLSGSESTNTDLRLGEYEGSHIHMEGREVFKHAVRAMEGAVNTIMEEVGVSPHEIKLLIPHQANIRIIKNLGERLGLSSEQVFVNIANYGNTSAASVPIALDEAVRGGKIESGDLVLLCSFGGGFTWGASLIRW
- the rpmF gene encoding 50S ribosomal protein L32 — its product is MAVPKRRHSRSRTRLRRSHDALSAPALSLCSECGEPKEPHRLCGSCGKYNKREVFSLEAEVE